The Miscanthus floridulus cultivar M001 chromosome 7, ASM1932011v1, whole genome shotgun sequence genome includes a region encoding these proteins:
- the LOC136465213 gene encoding uncharacterized protein gives MWVPLVFVPLQTFLFGSLGFITDRLGVLHLLEEVLIPASTGGGAPSTGLGPLDDLNVETLALHLEPMLGSNATRILVSPGPEGTGSVSPDLKDAESGSANPKGAGFVSPDPSSESLVTSDYEGTGSVSPDLKDAESGSANPKGTRFVSLDPSGESPVTSDFEGADSTAPDPKSAGSALPDPEDAGSASLDEGPYRPNHYGSKSTSPGSNF, from the exons atgtgggttcctctcgTCTTTGTGCcactccagaccttcctctttgggagTCTAGGCTTCATCACCGACCGACTCGGTGTACTCcacctccttgaggaggtgctCATCCCGGCgtccactggaggaggagcgccctccactgGCCTCGggccactcgacgacctcaacGTCGAGACACTCGCGCTTCAcctcgagcccatgctgggctcaaacgcCACG CGTATCTTGGTCTCGCCCGGccccgagggcacgggctccgtctcgcctgacctcaaggATGCGGAATCTGGGTCAGCCAACCCCAAGggtgcgggcttcgtctcgcccgacccctcgagcGAGAGCCTCGTCACGTCTGACTacgagggcacgggctccgtctcgcccgacctcaaggatgCGGAATCTGGGTCAGCCAACCCCAAGGGCACGCgcttcgtctcgctcgacccctcgggCGAGAGCCCCGTCACGTCTGACTTCGAGGGCGCGGACTCCACCGCGCCCGATCCTAAGagcgcgggctccgccttgcccgaccccgaggacgcgggctccgcctcactcgacgaAGGTCCGTACCGCCCCAACCACTATGGATCTAAAAGTACGAgtccagggtcaaacttctga